In bacterium, the sequence TTGATAACGGTCAAAAACGAGATTGGTCGCGCGTTATAGAACTTACACCTGACTCAGGAGTGATACACTCCTCAATAGAAAGAGTGAACGGAAAGCGTATCTATTCATTTGTGCGGGGAGGCGCGCAACGTCTCAAAAATGGAAACACGCTCATTGTCTCTGGGGAACGCGCTGTTGCCCTGGAGGTAACCCCTGAACATGAACTGGTTTGGTTCTATAAAAATCCAGAATACAGAGTTGTCAGAAAGCGAAAGGCACCATTCATAGATCGAAAAGGACTGATCTATAGGATGGAAAAGATTGAAGACCCCAGCCTCCTCCTATTTCTCGATGATCTGAGGGAAACTACGCCTTCATCTCCCAACGAGAACTCAGTTTCCTAACAAAAAAAGGAGAATGCTCCCCTATAATGGTGATAGTACGGAAAAGGAGCATCATCAACTGCCACAACAAAAAGGTCAAAACGAGTTGCAGCATACCGCTTCTTTTTTCGATAAAAGCCAGTTATTGATACGTATTCATGACTCAATTGATACAAGCGTTTCTTTTTGTCATTTGAAATGATCTCTTGAAGAGGATAACCCTTAAAGCCTCGCTGACGTGTCTTGACCTCAACAAATACGAGCGTGTCGTCTTTGTGACATACGATATCTAATTCGCCAGTACGAGAACGCCAGTTCCGATGTAGAATCACATATCCAGCACGTCTTAATACTTGAACAGCAAACTTCTCTCCCCACTTGCCAAGGTCAAGAGTACTCTGAAAATCCTTCGGGAGGCGGGGTAAAAAAATAATCATCTTTCTCAGATGCAATAAGCAGCTCATCAGAATTTGATGTAAGAAGTGCGCGTTGGATTTCTCCACCAAGCTGAGAAACTGTTCGATATGAAAACCGATGAATCGGAGAGGGTCCATGCTTGATAAGCGCTTTCTTATGCACCGGGGTCGGATACCCTTTATGCTTCTTGAAGTCATATCCCGTAAAAATCGTGTCATAACTC encodes:
- a CDS encoding YraN family protein; translated protein: MTSRSIKGIRPRCIRKRLSSMDPLRFIGFHIEQFLSLVEKSNAHFLHQILMSCLLHLRKMIIFLPRLPKDFQSTLDLGKWGEKFAVQVLRRAGYVILHRNWRSRTGELDIVCHKDDTLVFVEVKTRQRGFKGYPLQEIISNDKKKRLYQLSHEYVSITGFYRKKKRYAATRFDLFVVAVDDAPFPYYHHYRGAFSFFC